The Pirellulales bacterium DNA window CGCCGCCATTTCGTCGGTGAGCGCAATTAAATCGGCCAGTGCGACACCGCCTAGCGCGGATGATTTTTCCGTTGCCATGACAAACCTCAATCAGGCTGGTGCCAGGCGAACTGAAAGCGAAACTCAGCGCACGATTTGCCCATCTCGCCGCTGCCAGATACGTGCCGAAAAGCTCGCACTGCGAGAGTGCGTATCCCACGCCGCCATTCTACCCCTGAGGAGCGGAGAATACATCAGAAAAACCTAAAACACGGCGAATTTCGACCGCGCTGGTTAGCCCCTCTTCGACTGCCCGGCACGCTTCATGCCACCGGGTTCGCATGCCGCCTTGCATGGCAGCCCGTTCCAGGGCGCCGGCATCTGACCGGGCCAAAACGCCGGCGGCGACTCTGGCCATATCGAACGTGAGCATTTCGACCAGCAACAATCGGCCCCGATAACCGGTGCCATGGCAGTCTGGGCAACTTTGCGGAATGCGGGCCTTGCTCACGGGGAGCCCTAGCGTGGCCTCGGGGGAATCGCCGGGTTTGGCACACGAACACAACTTTCGCACCAATCGTTGACAGAGTACGGCCAGCACACCGGAGCGCAAAATGTAGGGTTCCAATCCCATATCTAGCAGGCGGCTGATCGCCCCAGCGGCGCTGCCCGCATGAAATGTGGTGAGCACGAGTTGCCCCGTGAGCGACGCTTGCAGAGCCGTTCCGGCAGTGGCAGGGTCGCGCATTTCTCCCACGAAAATCACTTCCGGGTCCTGCCGCAGCAGCGACCGCAAGCCGGTGGCCATATCGAAACCAGCGCGCGGGTTAACCTGCGATTGCGCCACGCCGCCGATGGAGGCTTCGACCGGGTCTTCCAGCGTGGCAATGCTGCGCCCGCCACCGGAGCGGCGGACAATTTCGCGCAAACTAGCGTATGCGGTGGTAGTTTTTCCGCTGCCGGCGGGCCCGGTAATTAACACAGCCCCCGAAGTTTCTTC harbors:
- a CDS encoding GspE/PulE family protein, with product MAIEISLPSIRHKLTELNPAVESYAAQFVDELLRASYQLGASDVHLQPTADGVAVAVRIDGVLQPCGTFSAGKVSDVIARLKVLSDLLTYKTDVPQEGRVRKPPFAAEIRVSSFPTLHGEKAVVRLFAAEARFQYLENLGIPTEIYQRLSRLIEETSGAVLITGPAGSGKTTTAYASLREIVRRSGGGRSIATLEDPVEASIGGVAQSQVNPRAGFDMATGLRSLLRQDPEVIFVGEMRDPATAGTALQASLTGQLVLTTFHAGSAAGAISRLLDMGLEPYILRSGVLAVLCQRLVRKLCSCAKPGDSPEATLGLPVSKARIPQSCPDCHGTGYRGRLLLVEMLTFDMARVAAGVLARSDAGALERAAMQGGMRTRWHEACRAVEEGLTSAVEIRRVLGFSDVFSAPQG